The genomic stretch CGCCATCAATAATCGATTCCGGACGAGCTGCACAGCCCGGCACGTAAACATCCACCGGGATCACCTTATCTACTCCGCCGACCACGTTATAGCACTCTGCAAAAATGCCTCCTGAGGTGGCACAGATTCCAACAGCCACCACTGCCTTTGGATCAGGCATCTGTTCATATAGCTGCTTTACAACTGGGATATTCTGTTCATTTACGCTGCCCGTAATGAGTAAAATATCCGCATGCTTCGGATTGCCTGTATTGATGATTCCAAAACGCTCCACATCATAAAGAGGTGTAAGACATGCCAGTACCTCTATGTCACAGCCGTTGCAGCTGGTTCCGTCATAATGCAGAATCCATGGCGATTTTTTTACAACACTCATAATATCCTCCATTCCGCCTCTTGGCAGCTTTCATGACCTGCCAGGAATTATCTGAAAAATGACAGGATGATTAAGTTCACCGTACCCATGATTCCGGTTACGATCCACGCTGATTTAAGAGCCTGCTGCCATTTCACCCTGGCAGCTCCATTATCTATGATAATTTCAAGAAAATAAACCAGCAGGCATACGATGACCGCAAAAACACGGCTCATCGGCGCAGCCGTTGCAAAAAACACATACACAAGAGCCAGAGTAATAATCACCTCATACCAGTGAGTTACCTCAATCACAGCCAGATCCTTACCGGAATACTCAGTGGTAATACCCTTTACGATTTCCTGATGCCCATGATGGGACATGCTTAAATCAAAGGGGGATTTTCTAAGCTTAAATGTCAGGATAAACAAAAGTCCAACAAACACTCCCGGAAGATAGATGATCGAGGGCGTTTGTGCCGTTACGATATCCCTTACAAAAAAACTGTTCTCAGCATAGTAAAGGCCAACGCAGGTAAGCAGTACCATTGGCTCATAAGCCATGATCTGCAGCAATTCCCTTTCCGAACCAATGGTATTATAGGGAGAATTGGATGCATAGCCGCCTAATACGAAAAATACAGAACCAAGAGTCAGGGCAAATATAGCTAACAGGATATCTCCCCCTGAAAGCAGGATCACCGTGGTGAATACCACGAATGCAAGGGAGATATACACGAAGAAACGGTGCATGGAATTCACCTCTATGGATTCCTTCTGGCACAGCTTCAGTACATCATAAAATGGTTGTAATAAGGGCGGTCCCTGTCTCCCCTGAAGTCTGGCTGATATAATACGGTCAATTCCTGTCAGCAGCCCTCCGGCAACAGGAGCAAGCACGGCGATCCCAATCATGATCAAAATATTCATATTACGCCATTCCTCCTATCATCATTATGACTCCGCCAACTAATATTGCGGCAGCTATGACATCACTCCACAGAGTTAATCTCTTGGGGCTAAAATAATCTTCCATATACCAGTTGCTCAGTTCCATCTTTCGTTTTTCATTCATGGCTCCATAGAATGTTTCGTTATCTCCGGTGTTTTCTCCTGCCATATAAACCGGTACTTTTCTTCTTTTATCATTCTTATACATCGGAATAAAACTGATGGGCAGTAGGATGAGCATACTCAGCATGCACAGCATCAGCTTAATATCATTTGTTCCGATGGGGATCAAAGCCGTCCTTCCAAATACCTCCGTCAGATAAGGAATCAGAGCATATTTTGATACCAGCGGAAAGGTAAAGCAGGACACCACTACCATTGCCGCAAGGATTGTAATGGGAATCTCTTCATCAAGATGAAATTTGCTTTCAATCTGATGGCTCATATTGGCCCTTGAAACCAGTTTCCCCATCCATTTTGTCCAGTAAAACAATGTGGCGGCGCTTCCGTAGGCAAGTATAATAACAGTGATAACATTATTGGAATCAATAAACGCCTTCATGGCTACCCATTTTGATATCAGCATTCCAAAGGGGGCCAGAAACATTCCGGCGATACCGATCATCATATAGAGCGCAAGCTTTTTAGAAATTCCAAGGAGTACATCCATGTTTTCCACATCCCGGTTTCCGATCTGATGCTCGATGGAACCAACGGATATAAAAAGCAGGGATTTGGATACTGCATGGAATATAATCAACAGGATGGCAGCCCATAAGGATTCCTGGGTTCCGATGCTGGCACATATTACGATGAGCCCTAAGTTTGCCAAAGTGGAATAAGCTAAAATCTTCTTTGCGTCACTTTGGGAAATAGCCATCAGGGAACAGGCAAGAAACGTGATTCCTCCCACAAAGGTTACGGTTCTTCCAACAGGAGTCGATCCTAACAGCGGCGCAAGACGGATGATTAAGTACACTCCTGCTTTTACCATGGTTGCGGAATGCAGCAAAGCGGAAGAAGGAGTTGGCGCCACCATTGCTCCGAGAAGCCAGGAGGAGAATGGAAGCTGGGCTGATTTGGTCAGTGCAGCCAGGGACAGGAAAAATACGGGTATCATCATTGCCGCTTCCGGCTTCATGGAAGTAACCACTGACAATTCCAGGGTTTTATAATAAATGCCGATGAAAATGATCCCAGCTGCAAAAGCAACTCCGCCGCCCAGATTAATCACCAGGGCACGGAAGGAATTGTTTCTGGCTTCTGTTGTCTTTGTATAACCGATCAGCAGGAAGGAGCAAAGTGTCGTAAGCTCCCAGCAAAAATACATCCATGTAAGATCATTGCTCAATACGATTCCAAACATGGCAGAAAGGAATAAAAATAGAACTGCGAAAAAGAAGCTTTTCCTTTCTTTGTATTCTTTGTGGTGGGTATGGTAAGTCTTCATATAACCCACGGCATAAATACAAATCAGGCTCCCTACCAGTCCAATAACCAGTACCATAATTGCCGTAAGTTTGTCGAAAATCATGGCATGCTTAACTTCAATATTATGCTTTACCGTAAATTCAAAACAAAGCATTGCAGCCGCCTGTACAAACGACAAAACCGAAATAACATATTTTTTATACCTGATTCCGATGGAAATTACATACGCAGCGATTGCCGTCTCTGTAATTGCCATGATAACCTCAATTGCTTTTTCCAAACGGAAGGACAAAGCAATTCCGCTCTTAAAATATAACCCTACAACTGTCAGTGTCAAAACAGCCGTACCTGCGGCTCCTACCCTGACAATCATATTTCTTACCCCATCATTTTTGACCAGTAAGATTCCTAACGCTGCAGCCAATGGAAATAAAATCAATACTGTAATCGCACCCATACACTCATCACCTTGCTTTTGTTTTATTATATCTGTCACAATTGAGAATAAAAAAAATCAACGATACCGTCAAAATTCTCCAGATGTATCCTCTTTACCGCATCATCGATTAATTCGTGCTCATTATATCACACTAAAAGTGGTTGTCAATGTTTTGTTTTGTGTACAATTTACACAGTTTTTACACGAAAAAACACAGTATAAAAAACCAATTCAAAAGAAAGTGAGAGCTCTCCACAAATCAGAATAAAAGGGGGAAATACAAGAATAAACCATATATTTTTGCAAAAATATATACAACTTCTTAACAGGCCTTCAAAAATAACACACATTTTTTAACGAAATTTTAACTTTCATACAGAAAACCGGTGTGTGAAGAAACCGTTAAATTAGTAGAAAAAGGCATCCCAATGGCCTTTGATGATGTTCTCTCTGTATCTCCTGCCGTCACGCCCATTAATAGGAAGGAACATCACATGAAATATCATGATAAAACAGCAGAGAAATAAGCAGCCGGATTTCATAGGATCCGGCTGCTTAGTAAATATGATTTTAGGCGTTATTTGTCTGATTCTGATTTTGCCTTCCGCAGCCATTTTTAGAATAGAGATAGCTATATAAAATTCCGTGCCTGATTTCGTCTGTGATGATTTCAACCATTATATTTATATGAAGACGTGACTGCATGGCATAAAGGATCTTACGGTATTTTTGTACTGCACTCTGCTCGCCTAACAAGGCTCTTGACAAACCTGCGCAATAGCTTTCTGGCTCCACAAAAGCTTCTCCTTCCGCAGATGGGGGCATCTCACCGGTTAAATCCTGATAAATTTGCCGGAACAATGCATAATGTCCCAATTCATTGTCACGGATACCGGATATTATCTGCTTATCCTCTTCTGAGGAAGCCTGGTTTATAAGCCACATATAAAATATCCTGTCCTCTGTTTCACCCGATAGTGCTTCCAGAATAAGTTCAAGGGCACCATTTAGATTCTGGGGATATGTGAAAATATCAGTATTCATCATCTGTTGAAATGACAGGGGAGTTGCCGGTGTATTCCAATATGGCGGAATATAATCATAAGAATATGGCTGGTAGCCTTCGTAGTCGTAATAACCCATTTTGTGATCTCCGAATAAGAGTCTTTCCATATTCTATGATATTTTCGTATAACCAGTGTTGGTTTCAGGCAAAATTAATGGAAATGTGATATTATTTTTTAAATATAGAGAAGTCTCTTAAACAGGGCATTTATGGTAAAATAATAAAAAGTGCAGAAAAAGGAGGTATGATATGGAACAGAAGCTCCCAACTACCATTGGTGAATACATCGCAGCACAAAGCATGAAAATACAGCCCATTCTGGAAAAGCTGTACCAGACCATAAAAGAGTCAGCACCGGAAGCAACGGAAAAAATCAGCTGGGGAATGGCCACATTTGACTATTACGGCAATCTGGTACATTTCTCAGCGGGAAAAAAACATGTCGGTTTTCATCCGACCCCATCCGCAATCATTGCCTTTCAGGAAGATTTGAAGGAATACCATTGCTCAAAGGGCACGGTCCAGTTTCCATATGATAAGCCCCTTCCCCTTGAACTCATAGGAAGGATAGTCCGCTTTCGGACAGCCGAACAGGCCGTTCTTATGGAAGAGAAAAAAGCGGGGAAAACAAAGGAAAAGACCTTGCGCGTCCAGAACCCGCAGAAAGCGGATCGACCAGATGCTTGATGAGCTGCGGTCCGGCGATGCCTGCATGGGCATGGCATATTCCCTTAAAAAGAACACAAAGACCGGTCCTTCCTGACCGGTCTTTTTTACTCACGGACCAAATCTTAATAATTCTTAATTCCCCTGAATTTCATTGTCATTCTATCCATAAATGATATAATTTTTCATATTGAAATAATAGAAAGGAGGCTGCCGATCCATGAGTACATTGCAGCAGATATTGGTAGTAGATGACGATGCAGACATCCGGGAAGTCCTTCGCATTCAGCTGGAAAACAAAGGCTATTCCGTGTCAGAAGCAGCAAACGGAAGTGATGCAGTCGCAGCCGTCACAGATAATCCTGATATTGACCTTATTATTTTAGACATCATGATGCCAGGTTTATCAGGAATCGATGCCTGTACCCAGATCCGGAGGATATCTTCTGCCCCCGTCTTGTTTTTAACCGCAAAATCAAAGGAATGCGATAAAACAGAAGCCTATGAAAACGGCGGTGATGATTATCTTGTAAAGCCATTTTCACAGGCAGAGCTTCTTATGAAGGTCCAATCTCTTTTAAGACGATATGTTGTTTATAAAGGGAAAGGAACACCTCTTTTCAATAGTTCAGAAATCCGGCTGCAGGATCTTATGATCGATACAACAGGCCATTTCGTTTATCGGGAAAATCAAAAAATCGAGCTTACGGACACGGAGTTCCAGGTTCTGATGTATCTTGTAAAGAACAGAGGAAAAGCCAAGGATGCACAGGCAATCTACGAGGACGTATGGAATGATAAGTTCCTCCCGTCTTCCACTAATACTGTTATGGTACACATTTTAAAGCTTCGTAAAAAACTGGAGCTGGATTTTAACAATCCTACCATCATACGAACCGTCTGGGGAAAGGGCTATCAGATCGATGAAGCATAAATGGATCTCGTCTTTACGATATAAGCAGGTATTTGTATTGATCATTGGCGCAGTCATCAGCTTTGGGATGTACTTTGCCTCCCAGGCTTTTGGCGATTATCTGGTATCCAGGAACCATATGAATGAGGATGCCGCATGGAAGCGATTGACCGGTTATCAAAATTCGTTTGAAAATTACATTAATAAATATAACATATCAGTAAAAAATGTAAGATCCATATCCAAATGGGTAAAGAACCATAAATACGTCTACGTAACAATTTTTAACGGCAACGAAATCATCTATGAATCCGGATTCTGGAATGATGCATACGCTCCCTATGAAACTGCCAGTTCCATTGGGGAAAGCAGCAAACAGGCCATTCGGGATATTTCCTTCAGCGACGGCACCTATTCCGTGTCCATCATTGATTCCTCGGAAATCAAATGGTATAACCTGGTAACTTATATTTCATGGGGAGTTTTTTTCCTGTTTCTGTTTGTGATCCTGATTTTCTATAACCACCGGATCATTGCCCGGATCATGCTTTTGTCAAAAGAGGTATCCCTGATAGAAAAAGGGGATCTGGAGCAGCCGATTTTCTATAAAGGGAATGATGAGATTGCATTGCTGGCAAAAAATGCGGATAACATGAGAAATTCTATCATTACAAGGTATAAAAGCGAAAAAGAAGCCTGGGAAGCAAACAGTGAGCTGATCACTTCCATGTCCCATGATATCCGCACTCCCCTAACCTCGCTGATCGGCTACTTGGAAATACTGGATTCAAAAAGCTATCATTCGGAAGAACAGTTTGACAAATACATCAAAAGCTGCAGAGATAAATCCATTCAGCTAAAGGATTTATCTGACCGGCTATTCCAGTATTTTCTTGTGTTCGGCAAAGAGAAGATATTGATGCAGATGGAGACCTTTGACGCTAAGATCCTTCTCCAGCAGCTGCTTATGGAGTACGTATTTGATCTCGGCAACCTGGGGCTTGACGTTAAAACAGAATTTGTAGAGGAGTCCTGCAGCATAACCGCTGATATCCAATATTTAAGACGGTTATTCGATAATCTGTTTTCCAATGTAAGAAAATACGCCGGCAGCAACGGGCCGGTCTTTGTCAAAAGCCATATAGACGGAATTGACCTGATTATTACCATCTCCAATGAAATCCGCAGGGACAGCATGTTTTTAGAAAGCACCAACATTGGACTTAAAACCTGCCTGAAAATAGTAGAACAGATGAATGGTACCTTTGAGATACAAAAAAACCGGACAAATTTTAAAGTTCGTGTGACGTTTCCAATCGAACCAGACAGAGAGGAGTAACAACCTATGAGAAACGTACTGGAGTATCTTGAGCACTCTGCAAGCATCTATCCGGAGAAAATTGCTGCGGTGGATCAGGAGAATAGCTGCTCTTACAAGGAACTGTTATTACATGCAAAGCAGATCGGCAGCTTTCTTACCGGTTATGAATCACCTGGAAACCCTGTTGTGGTTTTTATGGATAAAAGCGTGGAGGCTCTTACAACATTCATGGGCATTGTATATGCCGGATGCTTTTATGTACTGATAAACCCCGCACAGCCTGCTGTGCGGATCAGCCAGATTCTTAAGGTGCTGGAAGCAGATTCTGTCATCACTTTGGGGGATTCCAGAGTCCTGCCGGAAGGCGTGGAATTTTCCGGTCATCTGTTTGATTACCATGAGATTGTAAAAAGCGAAATCAGGGAGGAGCCCCTAAAGCTTATCCGTGATCAGGCCCTGGATATCGATCCTCTGTACTGTAACTTTACCTCAGGCTCTACCGGCGTTCCTAAGGGGGTATTGGTCAGCCACCGGTCGGTGATTGATTTTATGGAATACTTCCCTTCCATGTTCGGCATAACCGGGGAGGACAAAATCGGGAATCAGGCCCCCTTTGACTTTGATGTGTCTGTTAAGGATATATACTCCACCCTTAAAGTGGGAGCCACCATGGTCATTATCCCGAAAAAATTATTCTCCATTCCGACGGAGCTCCTTGACTTCTTATGCGAACACCAGGTAACGACCCTGATCTGGGCGGTTTCCGCCCTGTGTCTGATTCCCCAATTAAAGGGGTTCACCTATAAGGTTCCCTCCAGGGTTAGTAAGGTCTTATTCAGCGGTGAAGCAATGCCTGTTAAGCATTTAACAACCTGGCAGAAATACCTTCCTGATGCGAGATACGTAAACTTGTACGGACCTACTGAAATCACATGCAACTGTACCTACTATCCTGTGGAACGGAAATTTGAAGCCCATGAAACCCTTCCCATAGGAAAGGCATTTCCCAATGAAAAGGTCTTCCTCCTGGATCAGGATGACAAACTAGTCACAGAAAAGGACCAGATTGGAGAGATTTGCGTATCCGGAACCGCTTTGGCCCTGGGATATTATAACAATCCTGAGCAGACAAAAAAGGCATTTATCCAAAATCCCCTTAACACTCACTGCCTGGAAACGATTTACCGGACCGGGGATCTGGCCTTCTATCATGAGAACGGGGACCTTTGCTTTGCCGGACGAAAGGACTTTCAGATCAAGCACATGGGACACCGCATCGAACTGGAAGAGATCGAAGCCGTCATAAACAGCTTCCCTCTCATTCAGCGGGCATGCTGCGTCTTTGATGAGGAGAAAAACCGGATCCGGGCATTTTATGTTGGCGAGATGGAGGGAGGGGAAATTTCAGTACGGATGAGGGAATCCCTTCCGGTTTATATGATTCCATCCGCGTTTTATTCCCTGCCGGAACTGCCGGTTACCGCCAACGGAAAAATAGACAGAAAAAAATTATTGGAAGTATGTAAAGGAAACAGCCATGAACGAGATAAGATTTGAATATGACATTCATGAGTACCAAACC from Lacrimispora sphenoides JCM 1415 encodes the following:
- a CDS encoding amino acid adenylation domain-containing protein, whose amino-acid sequence is MRNVLEYLEHSASIYPEKIAAVDQENSCSYKELLLHAKQIGSFLTGYESPGNPVVVFMDKSVEALTTFMGIVYAGCFYVLINPAQPAVRISQILKVLEADSVITLGDSRVLPEGVEFSGHLFDYHEIVKSEIREEPLKLIRDQALDIDPLYCNFTSGSTGVPKGVLVSHRSVIDFMEYFPSMFGITGEDKIGNQAPFDFDVSVKDIYSTLKVGATMVIIPKKLFSIPTELLDFLCEHQVTTLIWAVSALCLIPQLKGFTYKVPSRVSKVLFSGEAMPVKHLTTWQKYLPDARYVNLYGPTEITCNCTYYPVERKFEAHETLPIGKAFPNEKVFLLDQDDKLVTEKDQIGEICVSGTALALGYYNNPEQTKKAFIQNPLNTHCLETIYRTGDLAFYHENGDLCFAGRKDFQIKHMGHRIELEEIEAVINSFPLIQRACCVFDEEKNRIRAFYVGEMEGGEISVRMRESLPVYMIPSAFYSLPELPVTANGKIDRKKLLEVCKGNSHERDKI
- a CDS encoding HAMP domain-containing sensor histidine kinase; translation: MKHKWISSLRYKQVFVLIIGAVISFGMYFASQAFGDYLVSRNHMNEDAAWKRLTGYQNSFENYINKYNISVKNVRSISKWVKNHKYVYVTIFNGNEIIYESGFWNDAYAPYETASSIGESSKQAIRDISFSDGTYSVSIIDSSEIKWYNLVTYISWGVFFLFLFVILIFYNHRIIARIMLLSKEVSLIEKGDLEQPIFYKGNDEIALLAKNADNMRNSIITRYKSEKEAWEANSELITSMSHDIRTPLTSLIGYLEILDSKSYHSEEQFDKYIKSCRDKSIQLKDLSDRLFQYFLVFGKEKILMQMETFDAKILLQQLLMEYVFDLGNLGLDVKTEFVEESCSITADIQYLRRLFDNLFSNVRKYAGSNGPVFVKSHIDGIDLIITISNEIRRDSMFLESTNIGLKTCLKIVEQMNGTFEIQKNRTNFKVRVTFPIEPDREE
- a CDS encoding respiratory chain complex I subunit 1 family protein, with the protein product MNILIMIGIAVLAPVAGGLLTGIDRIISARLQGRQGPPLLQPFYDVLKLCQKESIEVNSMHRFFVYISLAFVVFTTVILLSGGDILLAIFALTLGSVFFVLGGYASNSPYNTIGSERELLQIMAYEPMVLLTCVGLYYAENSFFVRDIVTAQTPSIIYLPGVFVGLLFILTFKLRKSPFDLSMSHHGHQEIVKGITTEYSGKDLAVIEVTHWYEVIITLALVYVFFATAAPMSRVFAVIVCLLVYFLEIIIDNGAARVKWQQALKSAWIVTGIMGTVNLIILSFFR
- a CDS encoding NADH-quinone oxidoreductase subunit L encodes the protein MGAITVLILFPLAAALGILLVKNDGVRNMIVRVGAAGTAVLTLTVVGLYFKSGIALSFRLEKAIEVIMAITETAIAAYVISIGIRYKKYVISVLSFVQAAAMLCFEFTVKHNIEVKHAMIFDKLTAIMVLVIGLVGSLICIYAVGYMKTYHTHHKEYKERKSFFFAVLFLFLSAMFGIVLSNDLTWMYFCWELTTLCSFLLIGYTKTTEARNNSFRALVINLGGGVAFAAGIIFIGIYYKTLELSVVTSMKPEAAMMIPVFFLSLAALTKSAQLPFSSWLLGAMVAPTPSSALLHSATMVKAGVYLIIRLAPLLGSTPVGRTVTFVGGITFLACSLMAISQSDAKKILAYSTLANLGLIVICASIGTQESLWAAILLIIFHAVSKSLLFISVGSIEHQIGNRDVENMDVLLGISKKLALYMMIGIAGMFLAPFGMLISKWVAMKAFIDSNNVITVIILAYGSAATLFYWTKWMGKLVSRANMSHQIESKFHLDEEIPITILAAMVVVSCFTFPLVSKYALIPYLTEVFGRTALIPIGTNDIKLMLCMLSMLILLPISFIPMYKNDKRRKVPVYMAGENTGDNETFYGAMNEKRKMELSNWYMEDYFSPKRLTLWSDVIAAAILVGGVIMMIGGMA
- a CDS encoding NADH-quinone oxidoreductase subunit B family protein, whose product is MSVVKKSPWILHYDGTSCNGCDIEVLACLTPLYDVERFGIINTGNPKHADILLITGSVNEQNIPVVKQLYEQMPDPKAVVAVGICATSGGIFAECYNVVGGVDKVIPVDVYVPGCAARPESIIDGVVKALDILEEKRKKH
- a CDS encoding ferritin family protein — its product is MGYYDYEGYQPYSYDYIPPYWNTPATPLSFQQMMNTDIFTYPQNLNGALELILEALSGETEDRIFYMWLINQASSEEDKQIISGIRDNELGHYALFRQIYQDLTGEMPPSAEGEAFVEPESYCAGLSRALLGEQSAVQKYRKILYAMQSRLHINIMVEIITDEIRHGILYSYLYSKNGCGRQNQNQTNNA
- a CDS encoding iron chaperone → MEQKLPTTIGEYIAAQSMKIQPILEKLYQTIKESAPEATEKISWGMATFDYYGNLVHFSAGKKHVGFHPTPSAIIAFQEDLKEYHCSKGTVQFPYDKPLPLELIGRIVRFRTAEQAVLMEEKKAGKTKEKTLRVQNPQKADRPDA
- a CDS encoding response regulator transcription factor — its product is MSTLQQILVVDDDADIREVLRIQLENKGYSVSEAANGSDAVAAVTDNPDIDLIILDIMMPGLSGIDACTQIRRISSAPVLFLTAKSKECDKTEAYENGGDDYLVKPFSQAELLMKVQSLLRRYVVYKGKGTPLFNSSEIRLQDLMIDTTGHFVYRENQKIELTDTEFQVLMYLVKNRGKAKDAQAIYEDVWNDKFLPSSTNTVMVHILKLRKKLELDFNNPTIIRTVWGKGYQIDEA